A region of the Granulicella aggregans genome:
CCGAGAACGGCAAGGAGCTTTTGACTGAAGAGTACGTTGATGTTTACGGTATCCCGTTCTCTGTCATCCCATTCAAAGGCAGGCCTCTAACTGCGAGCGCTGCCGAGGATAAACCGAAGCAACTTGTCATGGCGTTGCCGGAGCGGAAAGCTATGGAGATTCAATTTCCAGTTGTCGACGGCTACGCATTTGCCCTTCGGAAAAACCTTATCAAGTGCGACGTTGCCTCCATGGAGACGCTTGTTGTGGAGCCTCACAAGGAACCTACAGCGACGTTTCTCACGGCGACCGTTGGCTACAAAGAAGGCCACGCGGCCTCGGGTTCACTCGTGCTCCCCTTAATCCAACAGGACCGGCACACCTATTACGAACAGAATCACATAGAAACAATCAAGTTCAACTTGGCCCGGATCATAGTTGAGCTGTTGTCCGACGCGTCACACCAGGGTAGCGACAGGAAGGCGCGAGTGTTCCGCCTACAATCCAAGCATCAACTGTTCCCACAAGTGTTTGCGGTTGTGGACGAGTACGTTCGGACCAAGGTCAACTTTCAAGACGAACATCACTCTGAACTTGGCCTGGGTATCTATGTCCAGCGCATCATCGAACGATTGCTATCTCGGATTGAGCCGGATGACAACAGCGGAGAAATGCCGCTCATGCCAATCCTTGACCGCTACAAGTCCATAGGGTCTACCGCCGACGTTAAGTTCCCAACAACCAAGCCGTGCTTCGCCACAGCGATGAGCCACATCAATCAGGTTGTTGCGGACACACTACAGTGGGAGCAGAGCGCGGCATTCAGACTGGAAATGGCGGCTAAGCATGGCATCGTCCAGTACTACGCAAAAAACGACCACCTCGACCTGATGATTCCATATGAATATCTTGGAGTTGAGCACAACTATCTCCCAGACTATCTTGTGAGACTTGTGAATGGTGTCACCCTACTGCTGGAGATCAAGGGGTATGAAGACAACCAAGCAAAGGCAAAACATGATTCCGCGAGAAGGTGGGTTTCCGCAGTCAACAATTGGGGGAAGCTAGGAACATGGGATCTGCACGTCTGCCGTAATCCTCAGGTTCTAGAACGAGAGCTTAGGCACCTAATTACGAGTAGAAATAGCGCAACGATGTAATTGCGATTGACGGACAGACAGAAGGCATTTGATGGATGGATTGGCGATATTACTTGAATCCCGAAGTACCGAAGGAGAAGTGCGTTTTGTGAGACGCGTTCGACCAAACTACTCTGGGACGCTAGTGACTGTATTGAACTGGAACTCTTTCGTTTCCACGTCAGACCTAAAGTGGAACGTATATCATCACTGAAATGAACGAGATCTTAGACCTGGCAACGCAACGCTTTTCCAACTTATCTGAAGCAGAGAAGCGCGTACTGCGGGCTGCGGCAACAGGTGATGCTGCCATCTGCGGATCGAATGGCAATGACAATGACTCTACGAACGAACCGCGTGACAGTGATGGCTGGCATTCCGAAAGAACGATTCAAGCGGAATTCCTGGAATGGCTCTGTACGACGGAAAGTATTTCGGGAAAGGTCAACAGGCAAGGTATTCACATTTATGCGGCAAGAATTGCTGGAGTTCTGAGTTTTTCCTATAGCTCTATACCCTTCCCCTTAATGTTCCAGTTGTGCGCTTTTACGCAAGACGTTTCATTCAAAAATGCACGCCTTCCATCGCTAATTTTCACATCATGCGTTATGCACTCCATCCTTGCGGATGGCGTGGATGTAGCGAACAACGTGCTCATGAATGGCCGATTTGAAGCAGTCGGACAAGTCCTATTTCGCAACGCAAAGGTAGGTGGTGATTTTCGCACAGACGGCGCGACTTTTAGGTACGCGCCAGCAACATCGTTCAATCTCCAAACCGGTAACGCGCTTGGATGCGACAGAATAAAAATCAGCGGCAGCGTATTCCTCTCTCAGTCAGCATGCCAGAGTAGTTTTTACGGGGAAGTTGGGTTTGCTAGTGCATGGATTGGGAGCAATTTCGAGTGCGATGGCGGGACTTTTAGCAATTCGGGTAAAGATAAATTTGCCATCAGAGCGGACCGGATCACGGTAGCAGGAAGTGTATTTTTGCGTAAGGGATTTTCAGCGGTAGGCGCCGTCCGTCTCCTGAACGCAAATATCGGGGTGCTTGACTGTACACGCGGAAATTTTTCCGGGAACGGCCTTACGGCACTGAATGCAGAGGGCGCAAGAGTTGCGGGGGCCGCTGTGCTCGATTTGACCAAGACATCTTCGGGCGGCACACAGCTCCGAGGTTTGGAGGCAATGGATGTGAGCTGTCTCCACGGAGAATTCGATTCAGTGGACCTTCGCCATGCGACTATCCGCCGAGTCTTTCGGTGGAAGGAAGTCATTGGAGCAAATGAAACCCAGCTGGACTTGAGAGATGCAACGATTGGCGGTATTGAAGATGACCAAGCAAGCTGGCCAGATTCTGGATTCCTTCTATTGGAGGGGCTCTCATTCGAGGGATTTACCAATTGCACTAGAGACATTGATGCACGCCTGAAGTGGATTCAACGCGACGCGTCGCCTTCCCCCAGAATTTATAAGCAGTTGGCAGGTGTCTATTCGAAGACTGGAGAAACGCGGAATTCGCGCGAAGCGCTTTTCTATCTTGAGGAACTGCTCCACCGAAAGCAAGAGATGGCCGCTCGGCCCAGGATGCTGAAGCCGTTCGTATATCTCTGGAGGCAATGTCTGAAATGGACAATTGGTTATGGCTACAAATTGGATAGAGCTTTCATCGGGATGCTTCTTCTGACGTCAATCGGCATTGTGGCTTCAGCTTGGGGTTACCAGGAGCGAGTAATCGTTCCGACTGATAAGGATGCCTACGTCTATTTCGAGGCGCATCAGCAGCCACCAGGTTCATATCAACGGTTCAGCTCGATCATGTTTTCCATCGAGCACTCTTTACCGGCAATCAACCTTGGGGTTTCCGGCAGCTGGACATCGAATCCGTCGTTTGAACTTCCGGGTCGAGCACCGTATTCCTATCAACTACGTTGGTGGTTTTGGATCCAAACAATGCTTGGTTGGGGCCTGTCGATATTTTTCATTGCGGGACTCACAGGGCTCGTGAAAAGCGACAAGTAGCAGACTCTAAGTCGTCTGCCAGATTCTGCAGAGGTTCTCGGAGGTCGACTTGTCTTCACTAAACACCTTATGGATTGGTGATAACAGGCGAATGCCTTCATTTCGGGCATACATGATGGTTTTGCACGCTTGTATAGCGAATATCCCTAGGCGGCGCGGTTCGCTGCAACCATGCCCCGTTTGTTTTGTAAAGCATGTCCCCAGGACACTCAGGGGTGAGTGTACCGGGACATGCGTTACGCTGTGGACCTGAGACATCCGTTACAAGCCCCTTGCGGTGTCGATAATTCGGGATTTCGGGGGGGCGCGAGAATAATATCCAGTCTTCGTGGCCGTGGGAATGTGGGAATCCCGAAGGGATTTCCAAAGAGTGTGGGAAGGGTGGGAAGCTGGCATCATGGCTTTCCAAGCTTTCCATACTCTGTCATTTCCATGGCCTTGTTTCCGTGCGCAAGATGCCAGATAAACCGATATGCTGCCACCCAGCGCAACGTGCTGCACTTGCCGTGAGGGGCTCATCGGTCTTCATCGATCGTAATTGATTGGATCTGCGATTACGCAAGCGCTGAGAATCGGTAGGCCTGACGCGCGAATACTCCGATCATTCATGCGCACGAGATTATTTAGGGCAGTATTGGAGAACGAGCCACTCTAGAAGCTGTGCACCCAGCTACAGGTCGCACAAGAACCTCAGCACAACGAAGCTCTACAACAGCCCCGTCTGACGGGAAGGTCAACCTGTTTTTTGTGCGCTATTGGCGGAGAATGTGGCAATAGGTGAGCGAGTGGCAACCGTGACTCATTACGAGTGATGACGGAAGTGTAAATAAGCCGATCAAAAGTGCTTAGACACGCGGTCCTCCGGAGGTCAACAATGCGAGCAGTTCGACCTGCCTGTAGTACAGGTCGTCAACCAATAAGCGGAGCGAATCTATGGTAGAAGAAGTCGACGAGCAGTTCGTGGCTCGGAGAACTCTCTGATGTCGGCTTAACGGAGCTAAAGTGATCGGTATCGCGGAGAGCTACCGGTGCGCCAAAATATCGACCCGCACTCTCAGCAGTTACGACTTGAGACAAAGGTGGCAGCAGCTTACGCTTAATTATGAAATGTGATTCATAAGCTTCTATTCCCGTGAATCGTTTAATAGTCCTGCTATCCACTAAGTCTTTAAATCGCGCATCAAGGTCTCGTACACTCCAATGCCCCCATTGCAATTGTTTGCCGACGCTATGATTAAAAAATGCAGTCAGCAGGCTGAGATGGTCTGCGTATCGAGACCCATAACTCGGGGAAGCTATAAGTATCAGGCCGACATTCTTATTCTTTAATTCAGTCTTATGGCTCTCGATTAAATAACGTGCAACAATGCCTCCCGTACTGTGGCCAAGAAAGATGATGTTTTCATACTTCAGTGGAGCTGGGGAGCCATCAGCCTGCGGTCTCACGAGTGCACTGTAAAGCTCTTCGGCGCAATTTCTGATTTCATAGTCATTACTCTCTAGTTCCGTATAGTATCCTCCCAGATAGACTGATAAGGCCGCAAGGCGCCGATCTTGCGCTATTAGTTCTGGCCAGTATGCTATTGGTTTGTCATCACTATCTGTGGCCAACCAGCATCCCCGGCTGTCGGATAGCACTCCATGAACCATCACTAAGACCGTGTTGCCGTGCCCCTTGTGGTACCAAAGATTGTTGGTACCAGGTTCGGGAAGTCTGGCAAGCCAATTGCTTTCTGGATGCGAGCTTGTAGTCTCATTGTCGGTGAACGAGGCGGCAAGTCCGTCGGAAGTAGCTTCTTTCAGTAGCTCTGCGTCAAAGTCCTGTTCTGCAAGAACTATGCGCAAGTTCCGAGAGCCAGGCACCGAGATAATTTCGGGAACTAAGAACGGGAATCCTGAGCTGCTTTCAAATATTTCTATATCCGAGTTGTCCTTTATAAGCCTTCCACGTTGTCCAGCTGCCACAAACAGGGATATCAAGAGGTTGGTTCTACGGCCGCATGGAAGAATGTCACAGTTCAAGTTTCGCGCGAGCAGCAAAAGCCGAACGGCATAACCAAGCAGTTCTTCTGTCGACCTCGTAGGTGATGCGTCACATTCGGCAAGCGCTTTTATGATAATCGGAATTTTCGCGGCCCGCTGCACACTTGCGACTAAAGCGTTTTGTTCTTCTTCAGACTCAACCAGGTCAGGGGCGGCCGGCAGGCTGACCAGTTTGGTGCCGGACACTCGCCGCGATAGAACTCTCGTGAGTTCGCTCATCCCCCCAGCCTCATAGTAAATTCTGTTATAGCTCGCAAAGAGGAGTGGTAGATCGTACCGATACCCGAGATCGCCACTATCCACGGCGATTCGTATAATTGCTGCTCGGTCTAGGAATAGATTTCGTTTCATTTGGTCGCGTCGTCAATCAAACCCCAGGTCTTGTATGTTTCCTCTACTGTGCCTAGACATTTCCAGTCGACAGAGCCATTATTATTTTGCGCATGTTTCACAAATGCACCTACTTGTTCTAACTCCTTGGTCAGCGAATATAGATGAGCATCATTGCGCTCGATTGATTGCTTCTCGACGTGCTGCTCCCATTGAGCGACCTCGAAGGCAAAACTGGTACAAAGGGTATACAAACAGCGATACTGCTGCATTGATACTGCGGTTGCAGCAACTTCGAGGTTCCTAGTATCGTCTCTACTGTGACGGGCATTGGCGAAATGCTTCAGGGTAATTAGCGAGCGCCGATTGATCGTCATTGCCCTCCAAAGCCAAGTCCATAACGTGTTGGAGGCATTTTCGGCGGCAGATTTTGCAAACGCATTGTGATAAATGCTTGCAATCGAATTTTGTAGGCCGATCATTTGTAAAGAACCCGAAAGCTCCCCTCCTTCAACTCCTGGATCTAATTGTGGCACTCTCCAACCCATAGCGTAATCATCTGCAGCAATCGTAAGGCAAAGACTTTCATCACTTTGTGACGTCAAGCCGATCAATGCTTTACGGAGTAGAACGGAAAATTGTAATAGCTGACACGAAAATGTTTCATCGCTCACCACTGACTTGTGGTTCGCTGCCAGAAAAGCGAGCCCGTCGCAGAACAATTCGATGAAGCGTCTGGCTTGGACATTGTCGCCCGGATTCGGAATGGTCGCGCGAAGACATGACAGCGACTCCGCGGTCAAACCTCTTTCTTCAGTTCGCAATCCCCGCAGTGCCTGTCCGAGGGATATGGTGAAACCAACAAGAACTGAGATTTCATCTGGATTGCTTCGAGCCTTATTATTTGGCGCCAGGCTGATCGTTGGATCGCAACCGCAGAACGCGATTGCGGCAGGAAGAACTGCGGCCTCCGGAGTAGAGGGAGCCAAGTGTTTGCCGCGTGGTCCGAATTCAACATCAATGCCTTTGAGGTGAGGTCGAATCGTTGCATCAATCTCATCGACAGCCGCGATCCAAAGATCTGGTCGTCTGCTAATGGGAGGCAGATGAAGTCGGCCACCCAACTGTCTGAGCAGATCAGCGGTGAATCCCGGAACGATCTTGTCGATCGTCAGTCGTGAGTACTGTATATATCCACAAAGCAGCGAGATGAACTCAGGACGATCGAAACTGAGGAAAGGGGTAAGAAAATCCTCGCTCATTCGCTGTGCAGAGATATCACCCATCGTGCCACTGGCAAAGTCTATAAATTGAGTTTTACCTGACGCAAAGTTGAAGAAAACATGATCTGGGTGGAGATCCAAATGCACGAAGCCCAAGCCATGCATTTTCCCCAGAGTCCATCCAGCTGAACACTTGGCAAACGCGTCGGGATGTAGGTCGAGCTCGCTTAAGCTGTAGATCTCGTCGGCTGCGAAGAGCCGACGGTGTTCGATGTTTGACGGGACATCCCAGGGATTAGGCATGTTGGCCAGGATTATAAATCAGGTAGAGAGGCTTCGTGCATTTAAATAGGAACGACGCGTTACGACCCTGCTTGGCAAACTTAAACCACTCGCCTTGCGGCTCTAAAGCGAAGCTCTTCCACGTTGAGTTCTCCGAGCTCCATGTCTCAAAAGAAGACTCTATAGAGCCCGGGTGTGATCAGCTCGAAAGGCAGTCTGTTCAAATCGAAACACTTCACTGATGAAGACTCTGCTTTTGTGCCAGCTGATATCCTCGCTGTTGTTCACTCGTCTCAGAACGAGTCCCTTGGGGTGCGTGAACTCCGGCAACGTGCGTGGTAGTGGGGTAGAGCTGGGGATGTAGAGACTTGCGGGAACTTGGTTGTTCAGGCCTTCGTGCGGGCGCTCGTTGTTGAATACTTGGCGAAAGTTATCGAAGCGGCTCTGCTGTGCGCGAAGGGTGGGCGCAGGCGGTTTCGTCGTGTCCTCCTTCAGCGTGCGATGCATCCGCTCATGGCGACCGTTTTGTTGCGGTCGGCCTGCTTGAATGCGCTCATGCACGATCCCGAGCTTCATCCAGCCGAGTGAGAGCTTGGACAGCCCCAGTAGCCCCGTACCAGCAAATGGTGCGCCGTTGTCTGTCCTGATCCGTGCTGGCACTCCGTACTCCCGCATGGCTGCTTCGCAGATTGCTCGGACTTGGCTGAGATCCATACGCGAGACAATCTGGCAACGAATCAAATAACGGCTATGCGCGTCGGTGATCGTGAACGGATCGCAGCGTTTACCGTCACCGGTGACAAAGTAGCCCTTAAAATCCATGCACCATAGCTGATTCGGACCCGTGACCATAGAGAACGGCTCTGAGCATGGCATAGTGCGTTTTCTCTTCCTCTGCGGACTAGTTAAGCCCGCACGGCTCAGGATGTTGCCAAAAGTACTAGCTGCAGGCCACACCATGTCTGGCTGTAGCATCTCCAGCCTCGCCTTGAGCTTCCGTGCGCCCCAGGACGGATGCTTGGCCCGAAGCGCAAAGATTGCGTTCTCGACCGGCTCTAGCGTCGCGTGGGAACAACCATGCGGGCGGCGACTGCGATCTACGAGTCCTTCCGGCCCCGTTTCGTTGTAGCGGTTGATCCAACGGTAGCCCGTTGGGCGGGAGATCCCGTATTCACGGCATAGGTCCGCTACTGACATCTCCTCTTTCTGATAACTCGATAAAAACTGAAGACGTTGATCCATGATCCGACTCTCTTTCCAGGGCATACAACATCGTCGTGCGTAGCCCAAAGCTGAGGAATTGTCGCCGTCGCGCTCCGCTGTAAACCATGTCTCCGGTCTGTTTTGTAACGGAAGTGCTAAGTACGCTCAGTCTGTATGTCTCTGCTCGAGTCGAAGCCCGGCTTCGGTTCTCCTGTAGAGAGGAGGACTTGAGACATGCAGACAGTCAGATCATTCGTTGGGATGGACGTCCATAAGGAGACCATCTCGATCAGCGTCGCCGAAGACGGGCGGAACGGCCCCGTGCGGTTCATCGGCGTCATCCCGAACCAGCCGGACGACATCGCGAAGATGGCCAAGCGGCTTGCGAAGCACGGCGAGCTCGACTTCTGCTATGAGGCCGGCGGTTGCGGGTACAACATCTACCGCCAGCTCACAGCGCTAGGCCATAGTTGCACAGTGGCGGCGACCTCGCTCATTCCTCGCAAGCCAGGTGAGCGGATCAAGACCGACCGGCGGGACTCGCAGAAGTTGGCTATCCTGCACCGATCCGGCGATCTGACGAAGGTATGGGTGCCGGATGCGACGCACGAAGCTCTTCGCGATCTGGTTCGTGCGCGTGTGGATGCATCCATGCACCTGATGCGGGCTCGCCAGCAGTTGCTCGCCTTCCTCTTGCGGCATGGCCGCTCCTA
Encoded here:
- a CDS encoding IS110 family transposase; this translates as MQTVRSFVGMDVHKETISISVAEDGRNGPVRFIGVIPNQPDDIAKMAKRLAKHGELDFCYEAGGCGYNIYRQLTALGHSCTVAATSLIPRKPGERIKTDRRDSQKLAILHRSGDLTKVWVPDATHEALRDLVRARVDASMHLMRARQQLLAFLLRHGRSYAVTSHSSQGQTADRVLIHVDSAEGHGELLNSRMAYVSVSRAQYDVKMYTNDAKTLGFELSRDVTKTTALDHPEAGERIKPQSVGLDISLGLSLG
- a CDS encoding esterase/lipase family protein; this translates as MSELTRVLSRRVSGTKLVSLPAAPDLVESEEEQNALVASVQRAAKIPIIIKALAECDASPTRSTEELLGYAVRLLLLARNLNCDILPCGRRTNLLISLFVAAGQRGRLIKDNSDIEIFESSSGFPFLVPEIISVPGSRNLRIVLAEQDFDAELLKEATSDGLAASFTDNETTSSHPESNWLARLPEPGTNNLWYHKGHGNTVLVMVHGVLSDSRGCWLATDSDDKPIAYWPELIAQDRRLAALSVYLGGYYTELESNDYEIRNCAEELYSALVRPQADGSPAPLKYENIIFLGHSTGGIVARYLIESHKTELKNKNVGLILIASPSYGSRYADHLSLLTAFFNHSVGKQLQWGHWSVRDLDARFKDLVDSRTIKRFTGIEAYESHFIIKRKLLPPLSQVVTAESAGRYFGAPVALRDTDHFSSVKPTSESSPSHELLVDFFYHRFAPLIG
- a CDS encoding aminoglycoside phosphotransferase family protein, whose product is MPNPWDVPSNIEHRRLFAADEIYSLSELDLHPDAFAKCSAGWTLGKMHGLGFVHLDLHPDHVFFNFASGKTQFIDFASGTMGDISAQRMSEDFLTPFLSFDRPEFISLLCGYIQYSRLTIDKIVPGFTADLLRQLGGRLHLPPISRRPDLWIAAVDEIDATIRPHLKGIDVEFGPRGKHLAPSTPEAAVLPAAIAFCGCDPTISLAPNNKARSNPDEISVLVGFTISLGQALRGLRTEERGLTAESLSCLRATIPNPGDNVQARRFIELFCDGLAFLAANHKSVVSDETFSCQLLQFSVLLRKALIGLTSQSDESLCLTIAADDYAMGWRVPQLDPGVEGGELSGSLQMIGLQNSIASIYHNAFAKSAAENASNTLWTWLWRAMTINRRSLITLKHFANARHSRDDTRNLEVAATAVSMQQYRCLYTLCTSFAFEVAQWEQHVEKQSIERNDAHLYSLTKELEQVGAFVKHAQNNNGSVDWKCLGTVEETYKTWGLIDDATK